The Methanohalophilus portucalensis genome window below encodes:
- a CDS encoding ATPase domain-containing protein, translated as MFTGAENISTEDEGNRVKTGIPGFDELCGGGLVRDRSYLVSGTSGAGKTIFSTQYIYNGITQYGENGIIVATEERPEQIRENMMRFGWDLQALEEENKLAIIDACSTKIGIPSQEKYVDVRPFDIRSMMDQIIATQEEIDAKRALIDSTTSISFYLHEAARIRVELLKLSTTLEIIGLTSLMTCEIVDENQPSRFGVENFVTDGTFSLYYDMRDNVRSRSVEIYKMRGSDHSKKVHPYEVTKEGFVIHPHEEVYTHF; from the coding sequence ATGTTTACAGGCGCAGAGAATATTTCCACTGAAGACGAAGGGAACAGGGTCAAGACCGGCATTCCCGGCTTTGACGAATTGTGCGGGGGAGGCCTTGTACGTGACAGGAGTTATCTGGTATCCGGTACATCAGGTGCCGGCAAGACCATTTTCTCAACCCAGTACATCTACAACGGGATCACCCAGTACGGGGAAAACGGTATAATCGTGGCCACAGAGGAGCGCCCCGAACAGATCCGCGAGAACATGATGCGTTTTGGCTGGGACCTGCAGGCCTTAGAAGAAGAGAACAAACTCGCAATAATCGATGCCTGTTCGACAAAGATCGGAATCCCATCCCAGGAAAAATACGTGGACGTGCGCCCCTTCGACATTCGTTCAATGATGGACCAGATCATCGCCACACAGGAAGAGATCGATGCCAAAAGGGCCCTGATAGATTCAACGACATCCATCAGTTTCTACCTGCATGAAGCCGCCCGGATACGTGTCGAATTGCTCAAACTCAGCACCACCCTGGAAATAATCGGCCTGACATCCCTGATGACCTGTGAGATCGTCGATGAGAACCAGCCCTCCAGGTTCGGTGTGGAAAACTTCGTCACCGATGGTACATTCTCCCTCTACTATGACATGCGTGACAACGTCCGCAGCCGCAGTGTCGAGATCTACAAGATGCGCGGCTCAGACCACAGTAAAAAGGTCCACCCCTATGAGGTCACAAAAGAAGGCTTCGTGATCCACCCCCACGAAGAAGTCTATACTCACTTCTAA
- a CDS encoding cation-translocating P-type ATPase, translated as MKLSEQGCMQLPENIADSEGLGRDEVSAKLQSQGYNELEETEKTTPLKIFIGQLGNVIVWVLAAAALISLYIDEVVNFWVILGLIIFVILLGFVQEYRAEKAMESLKGIVRPKTTVLREGTLRQVATREVVTGDILVLEAGDSIPADACVFELQELKVDESALTGESLPVEKNLNEPLYAATQVVRGKCRAVVMATGMDTELGSIASLIQPAKEVTPLQKEISAFSKKLAVVALLASGMALGLGIFAGAPVEEMLIIALALAVAAVPEGLPLTLTITLAYGMRRMAAKNAIIRKMLAVETLGSTSVICTDKTGTLTRNEMTVEKIWTMEGLFEVTGSGYGDEGEFVLDGNNFNPKDSTLEILLKGAALCNNASLNQNDNSEDVVGDPTELALLAAASKAGIRREKFADDHERLHEILFTSDRKMMTTVHWEKEGSISFTKGAVEVVLERCDHILKDNERVQLDQTTRKTILEENSRLASGAYRVIAIARKDVGDKWDETDLEEGMTFLGLMAMTDPVREGVTEAIGLCHQAGIKVVMITGDNVKTALAISDKLGIPVEQPDNISDPDGILADGAITGDELAGLSDEAFAKIADHIHVYARVMPEQKLRIVKALQAEGHVVAMTGDGVNDAPALKRADIGVSMGLKGTDVARQSSDMVLQDDNFATIVEAIKRGRTIYDNIEKFTSYLVSRNFNEIILIMLGISLLGYELVPLLALQILFINMFGEIMPSIALGLDPAREEVMHRRPRPVGEGILAGRKLVLVGSVAGVMGLTCFVSFLFADPTADLERARTIAFATVVSMILFVPFAFRSLEVSVLKTGFRNKLIIAGVLSTLLLTLVVMYVPFLAAVFDLQPMDLQDWLLPLGFAAVTLGFVEVLKGLLFRKNYG; from the coding sequence ATGAAATTATCAGAGCAGGGTTGTATGCAATTGCCCGAGAATATCGCAGATTCTGAAGGGCTTGGAAGAGATGAAGTTTCTGCCAAACTCCAAAGCCAAGGGTATAATGAGCTGGAAGAGACGGAAAAAACCACTCCGCTTAAGATCTTCATTGGCCAGCTGGGTAATGTTATTGTATGGGTGCTGGCTGCAGCGGCCCTGATCTCCCTGTATATAGATGAAGTGGTAAATTTCTGGGTTATTTTAGGGCTTATTATTTTTGTAATCCTGCTGGGTTTTGTGCAGGAATACAGGGCTGAAAAGGCCATGGAATCCCTCAAGGGGATTGTGAGGCCAAAGACCACTGTTTTACGTGAAGGTACCCTGCGCCAGGTTGCGACACGGGAAGTTGTTACAGGGGATATTCTGGTACTGGAAGCCGGTGACAGTATACCTGCAGATGCCTGTGTCTTTGAATTGCAGGAACTTAAGGTGGATGAATCCGCATTGACCGGGGAAAGTTTGCCTGTGGAGAAAAACTTGAACGAGCCTCTTTATGCCGCAACCCAGGTTGTCAGAGGTAAATGCAGGGCTGTGGTGATGGCTACGGGTATGGATACGGAACTGGGGTCAATCGCTTCCCTGATTCAACCTGCAAAGGAAGTAACTCCCCTGCAAAAGGAGATCTCGGCATTTTCCAAAAAACTGGCAGTTGTTGCCTTGCTGGCATCGGGGATGGCTTTGGGGCTGGGTATTTTTGCCGGTGCTCCTGTCGAGGAGATGCTGATTATTGCCCTGGCACTGGCAGTGGCCGCGGTGCCTGAAGGCCTTCCTCTGACCCTGACGATCACTTTGGCCTACGGGATGCGCCGCATGGCTGCCAAAAACGCTATCATCCGCAAGATGCTTGCAGTAGAAACCCTGGGTTCGACCTCGGTGATATGTACGGATAAGACCGGGACACTGACCCGTAATGAGATGACGGTTGAAAAGATTTGGACCATGGAAGGGTTGTTCGAGGTTACGGGTTCGGGTTATGGAGATGAAGGGGAATTTGTGCTTGACGGGAATAATTTCAATCCCAAAGATTCCACACTGGAAATCCTGTTGAAGGGGGCAGCCCTTTGCAACAATGCATCCCTGAATCAAAACGACAATTCAGAGGATGTGGTGGGAGATCCCACAGAACTGGCCCTGTTGGCGGCTGCCTCAAAGGCGGGTATTCGCAGGGAGAAGTTTGCCGATGATCATGAAAGATTGCATGAGATCCTTTTCACCTCAGATAGAAAAATGATGACTACAGTCCATTGGGAAAAAGAGGGATCGATTTCCTTTACCAAGGGGGCTGTGGAGGTTGTGCTGGAGCGCTGTGATCACATTCTTAAAGATAATGAGCGGGTGCAACTTGACCAGACCACCAGGAAGACCATTCTGGAGGAAAACAGCAGGCTTGCCTCCGGAGCCTATAGGGTGATTGCAATTGCCCGCAAGGATGTGGGGGATAAGTGGGATGAAACTGATCTGGAAGAGGGGATGACTTTCCTGGGCCTGATGGCAATGACCGATCCGGTAAGGGAAGGTGTTACCGAGGCTATCGGTTTGTGTCACCAGGCGGGTATCAAAGTGGTGATGATTACCGGGGATAACGTAAAAACCGCCCTGGCTATCTCTGACAAACTGGGAATTCCTGTGGAGCAGCCTGATAATATTTCAGATCCTGATGGTATACTGGCTGACGGGGCGATTACGGGAGACGAACTGGCCGGTTTGAGTGATGAAGCCTTTGCAAAGATTGCGGATCATATTCATGTGTATGCCAGGGTTATGCCAGAGCAGAAATTGAGGATCGTTAAAGCCCTGCAGGCAGAGGGACATGTTGTTGCCATGACAGGGGACGGGGTGAATGATGCTCCCGCGCTTAAAAGGGCTGATATTGGTGTGTCGATGGGGCTTAAAGGAACAGATGTGGCCCGCCAATCCAGTGATATGGTGCTGCAGGATGATAATTTTGCTACTATTGTGGAGGCTATCAAGAGAGGCAGGACCATTTATGATAATATTGAGAAATTTACAAGTTACCTGGTCTCACGTAATTTCAATGAGATAATATTGATCATGCTGGGTATCTCCCTGCTGGGATATGAACTGGTCCCCCTGCTTGCCCTGCAGATCCTTTTTATCAATATGTTCGGCGAGATCATGCCTTCAATTGCGCTGGGCCTTGATCCGGCAAGAGAGGAGGTAATGCACCGCAGACCCCGACCTGTGGGTGAAGGAATCCTGGCCGGCAGGAAACTTGTACTTGTGGGTTCTGTGGCCGGTGTGATGGGACTTACCTGCTTTGTTTCCTTCTTGTTTGCAGACCCGACCGCAGACCTGGAGCGGGCACGCACAATCGCGTTTGCTACGGTGGTGAGTATGATCCTGTTTGTGCCGTTTGCTTTCCGCTCCCTTGAGGTATCTGTGCTGAAAACCGGTTTCAGGAACAAGTTGATCATTGCAGGCGTTTTGAGCACATTGCTCCTGACACTGGTGGTTATGTATGTGCCTTTCCTGGCTGCTGTATTTGACCTGCAGCCCATGGATCTGCAGGACTGGTTGTTACCTCTTGGCTTTGCGGCAGTTACACTGGGATTTGTGGAAGTTTTGAAGGGGTTATTGTTCAGGAAGAATTACGGGTGA
- a CDS encoding cation:proton antiporter yields MMEFLFQILVILLVARLLSEVSERVGMPGILGEILAGLLLGLLIVEETETIASVAELGAIFLLFTAGYKEVHIEDLKASSKKAIVATFFQIAAAFIAGFALGRFFGFDFVESLFLAVAFSPTSIGVVVKTLLDMGYLSSKPGSMMLTSAIFDDIIGIFLLSIVVTVGKYNAFPTATQFMLLLGKLVFFVGIMVILGYRVFPYIFNYVQKMHSKESIFAAVVLIALFSAYFAEIMELDAVIGAFIGGVMLSNVAVAKINDIQSKVSGLAYGILVPIFFAHIGMAVELEALNTLGSFTILVVVLALLGKLIGGFVGARAIGFDSYESFIFGSGVMPRAGVELVVISIGRDMGIIGEEIFSAVVLMVVVSIIISPIVLKFAIQKDKHKNSSAPAS; encoded by the coding sequence ATGATGGAGTTTCTGTTCCAGATCCTTGTCATTCTACTGGTTGCCAGGTTGTTGTCCGAGGTTTCCGAGAGAGTGGGTATGCCCGGTATACTTGGAGAAATCCTTGCCGGATTGCTGCTTGGCCTGCTGATAGTGGAAGAAACCGAAACAATTGCTTCTGTTGCGGAACTGGGAGCTATTTTCCTTCTGTTTACCGCAGGGTATAAGGAAGTACATATTGAAGACCTGAAAGCTTCATCAAAAAAGGCAATTGTTGCAACTTTTTTCCAGATAGCTGCTGCCTTTATTGCAGGTTTTGCACTGGGCAGGTTTTTTGGGTTTGATTTTGTGGAAAGCCTCTTTCTGGCCGTGGCTTTCAGTCCTACCAGTATAGGAGTTGTGGTAAAAACATTGCTTGATATGGGTTACCTGTCCAGTAAACCCGGCTCCATGATGCTAACCTCGGCGATCTTCGATGACATTATAGGTATTTTCCTGTTATCCATAGTAGTTACTGTAGGAAAGTACAATGCATTCCCTACTGCCACTCAGTTTATGCTCCTGCTGGGAAAACTAGTGTTTTTCGTTGGGATCATGGTGATACTGGGTTACCGGGTTTTCCCTTACATTTTTAATTACGTGCAGAAGATGCACTCAAAGGAATCCATATTCGCTGCGGTGGTCCTGATTGCCCTGTTTTCGGCATATTTTGCAGAGATAATGGAGCTTGATGCGGTCATTGGGGCCTTTATCGGGGGTGTGATGCTTTCCAATGTAGCGGTTGCAAAAATAAATGATATACAGAGCAAGGTATCGGGTCTGGCTTATGGTATACTTGTGCCTATCTTTTTTGCTCATATAGGTATGGCTGTGGAACTGGAAGCCCTGAATACCCTGGGCTCTTTCACCATTCTGGTTGTGGTCCTGGCCCTGCTGGGTAAACTTATAGGGGGTTTTGTGGGTGCCAGAGCTATTGGTTTTGATTCCTATGAGAGTTTCATATTTGGCTCAGGGGTCATGCCCAGGGCGGGTGTGGAACTTGTGGTGATCTCCATTGGCAGGGATATGGGAATAATAGGAGAAGAAATCTTTTCAGCCGTGGTCCTGATGGTAGTAGTTTCTATTATTATCTCACCTATTGTGCTCAAATTTGCAATACAAAAGGACAAGCATAAAAACTCCTCTGCCCCTGCAAGTTGA
- a CDS encoding CBS domain-containing protein, translating into MTAEGESSGRQAFSEEEGLDLEEKCNEVLVRDIMITDPITIKGEAPIEKIFDLFNKEHFHTYPVVDENGDLLGIIDQNTILQLLLTRRVSRLDHTHLMAVRSLSQSARGIMIPHPITITSDTTLCEIAETMIKHKVEHFCVVDEKKLVGIVCKSDVIQAIYSSRG; encoded by the coding sequence ATGACCGCAGAAGGGGAGTCCAGTGGCAGGCAGGCTTTCTCAGAAGAGGAGGGGTTAGACCTTGAAGAGAAATGCAATGAGGTTCTTGTCAGGGATATAATGATAACTGATCCGATCACCATAAAAGGTGAGGCTCCTATAGAGAAAATCTTCGACCTGTTCAATAAAGAACATTTCCATACCTACCCGGTTGTAGACGAAAACGGTGATCTGCTGGGTATAATCGATCAGAATACAATTCTCCAATTATTACTTACAAGACGTGTATCGCGACTTGACCATACTCATCTTATGGCTGTCAGGTCCCTCAGTCAATCAGCCCGCGGGATCATGATACCCCATCCCATAACCATAACTTCCGACACGACCCTGTGTGAAATAGCAGAAACAATGATAAAACACAAGGTAGAGCACTTTTGTGTGGTTGATGAGAAAAAACTTGTGGGAATTGTTTGTAAATCGGATGTCATTCAGGCGATTTACAGTTCAAGGGGTTGA
- a CDS encoding energy-coupling factor ABC transporter ATP-binding protein produces MVILETRGLKYSYPDGTSAVKGVDIKLRKGKRIAFVGKNGSGKSTLFLLLNGTLKPAEGRIFYDGKELAYDQASLREIRKNIGIVFQNSDDQVFAPTVYQDVAFGPVNLGYSKAEIEKKVNGTLEYFGLSGLKDKPPHHLSGGQKKRVAIAGIVAMDPLAIILDEPLASLDPVGADELLDVLHELNHMGTSLIISTHDVDLAYSWADYVFFMVDGEVIGEGTPDEVFQDDELLRQAHLKRPVTFDIYKEIERRGLAHGNRQPRTVPEIVDTLKPPELMWVEVPPETREGDILNLGVLHGEYALHCPYEAVNARVLHIHDGGWAIVELTRHGIKAGGILIYDMDRFDPAGFDEFLEKENIDIVGAMGKKSKLMAEKNSLCVDISTGVIDRTILMALCGKRCMILTSGGMIPHSMKRINEYIDRSGIALNVRVLNGN; encoded by the coding sequence ATGGTAATACTTGAAACACGCGGACTGAAATATTCCTATCCTGACGGGACCAGTGCTGTCAAAGGTGTGGACATCAAATTGAGAAAGGGCAAAAGAATTGCTTTTGTAGGAAAAAACGGATCGGGTAAATCCACTTTATTTTTGTTACTTAACGGTACTCTCAAGCCTGCTGAAGGCAGGATATTTTATGATGGTAAGGAACTGGCTTACGATCAGGCGTCCTTAAGGGAAATAAGAAAAAACATTGGTATTGTTTTCCAGAATTCCGATGATCAGGTATTTGCACCTACAGTCTATCAGGACGTGGCTTTTGGGCCGGTCAATCTTGGCTACAGTAAGGCAGAGATTGAAAAGAAGGTAAACGGGACCCTGGAATATTTCGGCCTGAGCGGACTAAAGGATAAACCTCCGCATCATTTGAGTGGCGGCCAGAAAAAGAGGGTTGCTATTGCGGGAATTGTGGCAATGGATCCCCTGGCTATCATACTGGATGAACCACTGGCAAGCCTGGACCCTGTAGGGGCGGATGAACTTCTGGATGTACTGCACGAACTCAATCATATGGGTACCAGCCTGATCATTTCCACCCATGATGTTGATCTGGCCTACAGCTGGGCGGATTATGTTTTCTTCATGGTGGACGGGGAGGTTATAGGGGAAGGTACCCCGGATGAAGTATTCCAGGATGATGAACTGCTGCGACAGGCCCACCTGAAACGGCCGGTGACCTTTGATATATATAAGGAGATTGAAAGGCGAGGGCTTGCCCATGGCAACAGGCAGCCCAGGACCGTGCCGGAAATCGTGGATACTCTCAAACCACCGGAATTGATGTGGGTGGAAGTGCCTCCGGAAACCCGGGAAGGCGACATATTGAATCTGGGTGTACTGCATGGTGAATATGCGCTGCACTGTCCTTATGAAGCGGTCAATGCCCGTGTTTTGCATATCCATGATGGTGGCTGGGCGATTGTGGAACTTACAAGGCATGGTATAAAAGCCGGGGGAATCCTGATCTATGATATGGATAGGTTCGATCCGGCTGGTTTTGACGAATTTCTGGAAAAAGAGAATATTGATATTGTGGGTGCCATGGGGAAAAAGAGCAAACTTATGGCTGAGAAGAACTCGTTATGTGTCGATATATCAACCGGGGTTATCGATCGCACTATCCTGATGGCTCTGTGCGGCAAAAGGTGTATGATATTGACAAGCGGGGGTATGATCCCTCATTCGATGAAAAGGATCAATGAATATATTGACAGAAGTGGCATAGCCCTGAATGTCAGGGTCCTAAATGGGAATTGA
- the cbiQ gene encoding cobalt ECF transporter T component CbiQ, with the protein MTKMLDDYALLSPLRYTNNWLKIGVVGFGILMGISSQAPLVPFSIAICMSLATLIFGRVPPKFYLKLLMGPAVFVVFSVIIIAFFFGGGPELFGFNVLDYRLGVNTGGLSMAFLVFSRTLGGMCCLFFLALTTPMVELFSVLKKTRLPDSFIELSMMMYRYIFVFLDVAWCIKHAQTVRLGYHDLRTSLNSMAMLCSTLFLRSWEQGEKTFVAMNARCYDGKMMIFEEKRPVKFSEVALSLGYMVTIVGVWYVSNGMLEASLW; encoded by the coding sequence ATGACCAAGATGCTTGATGATTATGCACTGCTCAGCCCCCTGCGTTATACCAATAACTGGCTAAAAATTGGGGTTGTTGGTTTTGGGATTCTTATGGGTATATCTTCACAAGCTCCGCTTGTGCCTTTTTCTATAGCCATCTGTATGTCACTGGCAACGCTTATTTTTGGGAGAGTACCTCCGAAATTCTACCTGAAGCTCCTGATGGGACCTGCAGTTTTCGTTGTGTTTAGTGTAATCATTATTGCCTTCTTTTTTGGGGGTGGACCTGAACTTTTTGGTTTCAATGTGCTGGACTATCGTCTGGGTGTGAATACCGGTGGGCTGTCAATGGCTTTCTTGGTATTTTCCAGGACCCTGGGAGGAATGTGCTGTCTGTTCTTCCTGGCGCTGACAACCCCCATGGTGGAGCTTTTTTCGGTACTTAAAAAAACGAGATTGCCTGATTCTTTCATTGAACTGTCAATGATGATGTACAGGTACATCTTTGTGTTTCTGGATGTTGCCTGGTGCATCAAGCATGCCCAGACAGTAAGGCTGGGTTATCATGATCTGAGGACATCCCTGAATTCCATGGCCATGCTCTGTTCGACACTTTTTTTGAGGTCCTGGGAGCAGGGAGAAAAAACTTTTGTGGCAATGAATGCCCGCTGTTATGACGGGAAAATGATGATCTTTGAGGAAAAAAGACCGGTGAAATTTTCAGAAGTTGCATTGAGTCTGGGTTACATGGTTACAATCGTGGGGGTATGGTACGTTTCTAATGGTATGCTGGAGGCTAGTTTATGGTAA
- a CDS encoding energy-coupling factor ABC transporter substrate-binding protein, with protein MKIGKGEIIFAVIAIFFVASFFYGMAANPGSEFGGADGAAEGVITDVTGGYEPWVGNMGFEPPGGETESLLFALQAAIGAVVIGYFFGYYKGKGRSD; from the coding sequence ATGAAGATCGGCAAAGGTGAGATCATATTTGCGGTGATCGCTATATTCTTTGTGGCATCCTTCTTCTACGGGATGGCTGCAAACCCGGGTTCCGAGTTCGGGGGTGCAGACGGTGCTGCCGAAGGAGTGATCACTGATGTAACAGGTGGTTATGAGCCCTGGGTCGGTAACATGGGTTTTGAGCCTCCGGGCGGGGAAACAGAAAGTCTCCTGTTCGCACTGCAGGCAGCCATTGGGGCAGTTGTGATAGGATACTTCTTTGGTTACTATAAGGGTAAAGGTCGCTCTGACTGA
- a CDS encoding energy-coupling factor ABC transporter permease: MHIFEGFLPSPWWQLWFVFSIPVIMFGMYRLNKLVSERRDLLPLLAVAGAFIFVLSSLKLPSVTGSSSHPTGTGMAAIMFGPAVTAVMGVIVLLYQALFLAHGGLTTLGANVASMGIIGPLFAYLIYKAGMKANINFYVVVFIAATFADWITYVVTSTQLALAFPSQAGGFLGSLQAFLAIFATTQVPLAIMEGALTALIFKYIIQVKSDALVELKVISQETVNKIRGISA, translated from the coding sequence ATGCACATATTCGAAGGATTTTTGCCCTCCCCCTGGTGGCAATTATGGTTTGTATTCTCTATTCCGGTTATAATGTTTGGTATGTATCGCCTCAATAAACTGGTCTCTGAAAGACGTGATCTGCTGCCTTTACTTGCAGTAGCAGGGGCGTTCATATTCGTCCTGTCCTCCCTGAAGTTACCATCTGTAACGGGTAGTTCCTCCCATCCCACGGGAACGGGAATGGCCGCCATAATGTTTGGCCCGGCAGTCACAGCAGTAATGGGTGTAATCGTACTGTTGTATCAGGCTCTTTTCCTGGCCCATGGCGGATTGACAACTCTGGGTGCAAATGTGGCTTCAATGGGTATTATAGGTCCGCTATTTGCATATTTGATCTATAAAGCAGGTATGAAGGCCAATATCAATTTCTATGTGGTGGTTTTCATTGCGGCCACCTTTGCGGATTGGATTACTTATGTGGTAACGTCCACCCAGCTTGCCCTAGCGTTCCCGTCACAGGCTGGCGGATTTTTGGGATCTCTTCAGGCCTTTTTGGCGATATTTGCCACCACTCAGGTACCACTGGCGATCATGGAAGGTGCTTTGACTGCATTGATATTCAAGTATATTATACAGGTCAAGAGCGATGCCCTTGTGGAATTGAAAGTAATCTCTCAGGAAACTGTTAACAAGATCAGGGGGATTTCTGCATGA
- a CDS encoding cobalt-precorrin-7 (C(5))-methyltransferase, protein MIVVGVGVGPGMLTEQAIETIENAGEVYGSPRSLELAGPYIKGESMKIKDYKNLHLLGEDAVVLSTGDPMFSGLGKFAGEGDSIIPGISSMHVACARTKTTMNGLAVITAHGRDPRPAREAFVTEIKLGKNVLLLPAETFGSVEVAEILEEMEVQARIYVCEKLGYPEESIIEGTVDNPPLAQSALHCLLVVR, encoded by the coding sequence GGCCTGGAATGCTCACAGAGCAGGCTATCGAGACAATCGAAAATGCGGGTGAGGTGTATGGTTCTCCGCGATCTCTTGAGCTCGCCGGTCCCTATATAAAGGGAGAGTCAATGAAAATAAAGGATTATAAGAACCTGCACCTGCTGGGCGAAGATGCTGTAGTGCTTTCCACCGGAGATCCCATGTTTTCTGGCCTGGGCAAGTTTGCCGGAGAAGGGGACAGTATAATTCCGGGTATATCCTCGATGCATGTTGCCTGTGCCAGGACGAAAACGACTATGAACGGGTTGGCGGTGATTACTGCTCATGGCAGGGATCCCCGTCCTGCAAGAGAGGCTTTTGTTACCGAAATTAAACTGGGGAAGAATGTCCTCCTGCTTCCTGCCGAGACTTTCGGGTCAGTGGAAGTTGCCGAAATTCTAGAGGAAATGGAAGTGCAGGCAAGGATATACGTCTGTGAAAAACTGGGTTATCCTGAGGAAAGTATAATTGAGGGCACAGTTGACAATCCTCCGCTAGCTCAATCGGCTCTTCACTGTTTGCTGGTTGTCAGATAA